A window of the Cellvibrio sp. pealriver genome harbors these coding sequences:
- a CDS encoding YchJ family protein has protein sequence MPPKTRIHTASSLCPCGSQKTYGECCLPFIEGLQAPASAEQLMRSRYSAHVVLAIDYLWDTWSPEQRLRSSPKNIQAWAESCEWMGLQILSTEKGSAADEAGIVEFVAIFRSHGELQQHHERSLFKKVLGKWLYVDYQE, from the coding sequence ATGCCACCAAAAACACGGATTCACACCGCCTCTTCATTATGCCCCTGCGGCTCGCAGAAAACCTATGGCGAGTGCTGCCTGCCTTTTATTGAAGGGCTGCAAGCTCCAGCGAGCGCCGAGCAGCTCATGCGCTCACGCTATAGCGCCCATGTTGTGCTGGCGATTGATTATCTTTGGGATACATGGAGCCCGGAGCAACGTTTGCGCTCGTCACCAAAGAATATACAAGCTTGGGCTGAAAGCTGCGAATGGATGGGGCTACAGATATTGTCTACTGAAAAAGGAAGCGCAGCAGATGAGGCAGGGATAGTTGAGTTTGTTGCTATTTTCCGTAGCCATGGAGAGCTACAGCAACATCATGAGCGCTCGTTGTTCAAAAAAGTATTGGGCAAGTGGCTATATGTCGATTACCAGGAATAA
- a CDS encoding ATP-binding protein: MSDFEQFISRLEQLVDRVEAVLPPPTLAPDWSANAFRWRVKANGSGYLQAVKHPHYVDLGALKNIDSQKDSIVRNTRQFVAGRQANNVLLTGARGTGKSTLVKAVWTAFAKEGLKIIEVDKTDLLHLADIVDLVGERPEKFIIFCDDLSFEEGEISYKALKSVLDGSISAPTANMLFYATSNRRHLLPQKMRDNLDVVSYEDGEVRPNDSIEEKVSLSERFGLWLSFYPFSQDDYLAAAHYWVTELGGTWGDNAREAALLWHRTRGARSGRVAWQFAKDYVGRHQA; this comes from the coding sequence GTGTCAGATTTTGAGCAATTTATATCCCGCCTTGAGCAACTGGTTGATCGTGTAGAAGCTGTTTTGCCGCCCCCCACACTAGCGCCGGATTGGTCTGCCAATGCTTTTCGTTGGCGCGTAAAAGCCAACGGCTCTGGCTATTTGCAAGCCGTGAAACATCCTCACTATGTAGACTTGGGTGCGCTAAAGAACATTGATTCCCAAAAGGATTCTATTGTGCGCAATACCCGCCAATTTGTAGCGGGGCGGCAGGCGAATAACGTATTGCTTACCGGTGCAAGAGGTACAGGTAAATCGACTCTGGTGAAAGCGGTGTGGACAGCCTTTGCAAAAGAAGGGTTGAAGATTATCGAGGTAGATAAAACCGACCTGCTGCATTTGGCCGATATCGTGGATCTGGTTGGTGAGCGGCCGGAAAAGTTCATCATCTTTTGCGATGATTTATCGTTTGAAGAAGGTGAGATCAGCTATAAAGCATTGAAATCCGTATTGGATGGATCTATTTCTGCGCCGACTGCGAATATGTTGTTCTATGCCACGAGCAACCGCCGCCATCTGCTCCCGCAGAAGATGCGCGATAACCTCGATGTTGTCAGTTACGAGGATGGCGAAGTCCGCCCTAATGACAGTATCGAAGAGAAGGTATCCCTGTCAGAACGTTTTGGTCTCTGGTTAAGTTTTTACCCGTTTTCCCAAGACGATTATTTGGCGGCTGCTCATTATTGGGTGACAGAACTTGGCGGAACCTGGGGTGATAATGCCCGTGAGGCTGCGCTCTTGTGGCATAGAACGCGCGGTGCACGCAGTGGCCGGGTTGCATGGCAATTTGCCAAAGATTATGTAGGCCGCCATCAGGCCTGA
- a CDS encoding aspartate carbamoyltransferase, giving the protein MNFTGAHILSITQFERADIQRIFDVADAMEPYALRRKVTRVLEGAILGNMFFEPSTRTRVSFGSAFNLLGGNVRETTGFESSSLTKGESLFDTARVLSGYSDVICMRHPQSGSVAEFAEGSRVPVINGGDGANEHPTQALLDLYTIRKELRSKNRTIDGLRIAMIGDLKHGRTVHSLCKLLCVFNNISLTLVSPKELAMPEYIVEDLRKAGHSVVITDDLHKSIGSIDIAYSTRIQEERFASKDEADLYRGRFRLNQSIYTQYCEPNTVIMHPLPRDSRADANELDNDLNANPNLAIFRQTDNGVLVRMALFALVLDVADQVDKFSRDVNWYNSLRSK; this is encoded by the coding sequence GTGAATTTTACCGGCGCACATATTCTCTCTATTACCCAGTTTGAACGTGCTGATATCCAGCGCATTTTTGATGTGGCAGATGCCATGGAGCCCTATGCTTTACGCCGCAAAGTGACGCGAGTATTGGAAGGGGCCATTCTGGGGAATATGTTTTTCGAGCCTAGTACCCGCACCCGGGTGAGTTTCGGCTCAGCGTTTAATTTGTTGGGCGGAAATGTCAGGGAAACAACCGGGTTTGAAAGTTCATCCCTGACGAAAGGTGAGTCTTTGTTCGATACTGCGCGCGTGCTCTCGGGTTACAGCGATGTTATTTGCATGCGCCATCCGCAATCCGGCTCTGTGGCTGAATTCGCCGAGGGCAGCCGTGTTCCGGTCATCAACGGTGGTGATGGAGCTAATGAGCATCCTACTCAAGCTTTGCTGGATTTGTATACCATCCGCAAAGAGCTGCGCTCAAAAAATCGCACCATTGATGGTTTGCGTATTGCGATGATTGGTGATTTAAAACATGGACGCACTGTGCATTCGCTGTGCAAATTATTGTGTGTATTTAACAATATCAGTTTGACTTTGGTCTCTCCCAAAGAACTGGCGATGCCAGAATATATTGTGGAAGATTTACGTAAAGCAGGGCACTCTGTGGTGATTACGGATGACTTGCACAAAAGTATTGGCAGTATCGATATTGCTTATTCCACCCGCATTCAGGAAGAACGTTTTGCGAGTAAAGACGAAGCTGATTTGTATCGCGGCCGCTTCCGTTTGAACCAATCGATCTACACGCAATATTGCGAACCAAACACAGTGATCATGCATCCACTGCCGCGTGACTCTCGCGCTGATGCGAATGAACTGGATAACGATTTAAATGCAAACCCTAATTTGGCTATTTTCCGCCAAACGGATAATGGAGTGTTGGTGCGCATGGCTTTGTTTGCGTTGGTGTTGGATGTGGCAGATCAGGTTGATAAATTTTCGCGCGATGTTAATTGGTATAACTCGCTGCGTTCCAAATAA
- a CDS encoding 1-acyl-sn-glycerol-3-phosphate acyltransferase, which yields MTEFDDIRPYRDDEVRPTLDRLLADQEFTDAVTRLKFPALHSWLGWLLKPLVRSKLTQQLSGIQDVQGFQSVVEKYMSGMMETCVKELTFSGLEKLDKHSAYLFISNHRDIAMDPAFVNWVLYHNGCNTLRIAIGDNLLTKPFASDLMRLNKSFIVNRSAKAPREKLKAAKHLSAYIHHSIVNENSSIWIAQREGRAKDGNDKTNSAVLGMLMLNKPKADELADYVKKLRIVPVSISYELDPCDAAKARELYLHRTEGSYQKEEHEDVRSIAMGIAGNKGNIHLAFGDVLDGDYQDTDELVAALDHQILGNYVLHATNCIAYEMVYGKTPAVNYGANNTPYDPAKLIAERTEFEVRMNAIPSGQREIALGIYANPVVSKLAEC from the coding sequence ATGACTGAATTTGATGATATTCGCCCTTATCGCGACGACGAAGTTCGCCCAACCTTGGATCGTTTGCTGGCCGATCAGGAGTTTACCGATGCCGTCACCCGACTGAAATTTCCCGCATTGCATAGTTGGTTGGGGTGGTTATTAAAACCGTTAGTTCGCAGCAAATTGACCCAACAGCTGTCAGGAATTCAGGATGTGCAAGGGTTCCAGTCAGTAGTAGAAAAATACATGTCAGGCATGATGGAGACCTGTGTAAAAGAGCTGACATTTTCCGGCTTGGAAAAATTGGACAAGCACAGCGCGTATTTATTTATTAGCAATCATCGCGATATTGCGATGGACCCAGCATTTGTGAATTGGGTGCTGTACCACAATGGTTGTAATACCTTGCGTATTGCGATTGGCGACAATTTGCTGACTAAGCCGTTCGCCTCTGACCTGATGCGTTTAAACAAAAGTTTTATTGTTAACCGCTCCGCCAAAGCACCACGTGAAAAATTAAAAGCAGCAAAGCATTTGTCTGCATACATTCATCACTCAATTGTGAATGAAAATTCAAGCATTTGGATTGCGCAGCGTGAAGGGCGTGCCAAAGACGGTAATGACAAAACCAACTCGGCAGTGTTGGGGATGTTGATGCTGAATAAGCCTAAAGCAGATGAACTTGCTGATTACGTCAAAAAATTGCGTATTGTGCCCGTATCCATTTCTTATGAGCTTGACCCATGTGATGCAGCCAAAGCGCGCGAACTGTATTTGCATCGCACCGAAGGCAGTTACCAAAAAGAAGAGCATGAAGACGTGCGCAGCATTGCAATGGGAATTGCCGGCAACAAAGGTAATATCCACTTGGCATTTGGCGATGTATTGGATGGCGACTATCAGGATACAGATGAGTTGGTTGCTGCCTTGGATCATCAAATTCTGGGTAACTATGTATTGCACGCAACAAATTGTATTGCTTATGAAATGGTTTACGGCAAAACACCTGCTGTTAATTACGGTGCGAACAATACGCCTTATGACCCTGCAAAACTGATTGCTGAGCGCACTGAATTTGAGGTGCGTATGAATGCAATTCCTTCCGGACAGCGTGAAATCGCGCTTGGCATTTATGCTAACCCCGTTGTGAGCAAACTGGCCGAATGCTAA
- the ovoA gene encoding 5-histidylcysteine sulfoxide synthase, with protein MYSGQSLRKTAQSPSPQFIQSVEFVHGDKPLLSRNPLFSRTPNLRDGDEASMRNSLRNYFLDTFTTYESLFECLANEQAFYTKPITLRHPLIFYYGHTATFFVNKLLLTRMISERLNHRFESMFAVGVDEMSWDDLNDANYQWPTPAEVKSYRDQVRAMVLDLIDNAPLQLPVDWNNPWWAIIMGIEHERIHLETSSVLIRQHKLEFVNNSPDWQPNRITGIAPENTLVNVSAGQVLLAKDKTDAFYGWDNEYGTHTADVTAFEAAKFLVSNQEFLQFVEAGGYLNSHNWEEEGKGWLSYTKAQHPTFWVKKTNGWYLRLMTEEVPMPWDWPVEVNYHEAKAFCNWKKSETGLAVRLPTEDEWYRLYDVAGLQDVSGNAADANIHLDHGSSSCPVNYFAHGDFFDVVGNVWQWTETPIYPFDGFEVHAIYDDFTTPTFDERHNLIKGGSWISCGNESLRSSRYAFRRHFFQHAGFRYVVSGEIKPVPNSYYETDKLVSEYAEFHYGDEYFGVPNFSKALVDLAVTQLIDKPKRKALDLGCATGRATFELAKHFDSVTGVDFSARFINVGVQLAAGETLRYTLADEGELVSYKSRSLAELDLAEVKEKVEFSQGDACNLKSVFTDYDFIIAANLIDRLYSPAKFLSTIHERLQVGGILMLTSPYTWLAEHTPREDWIGGFKKDGESFTTLDGLHAHLGKHFRLIKGPQEVPFVIRETKRKFQHTLSEVTIWERIR; from the coding sequence ATGTATTCAGGACAATCCTTGCGTAAAACCGCTCAGTCCCCATCACCACAATTCATACAGAGTGTTGAATTTGTTCACGGGGATAAACCATTGTTATCGCGCAATCCACTATTTTCCCGAACTCCGAATTTACGTGATGGTGATGAAGCCAGCATGCGCAACAGTTTGCGCAATTATTTTTTGGATACGTTCACTACTTACGAATCCTTATTTGAATGCCTTGCTAACGAACAGGCGTTTTACACCAAACCGATTACTCTGCGCCATCCACTCATTTTTTATTACGGCCATACAGCGACATTTTTTGTTAACAAATTATTACTCACGCGCATGATCAGTGAGCGTTTGAATCACCGCTTTGAATCCATGTTTGCAGTAGGCGTGGACGAAATGAGTTGGGATGATCTGAATGATGCGAATTATCAGTGGCCCACTCCCGCAGAAGTAAAATCGTACCGTGACCAAGTGCGTGCAATGGTGCTGGATCTGATTGATAACGCGCCGCTGCAATTACCTGTGGACTGGAATAACCCTTGGTGGGCGATCATCATGGGAATTGAGCATGAGCGAATTCATTTAGAAACATCATCTGTATTGATTCGCCAACACAAACTCGAATTCGTTAACAACTCGCCCGACTGGCAACCCAATCGCATTACGGGTATTGCACCGGAAAATACGCTGGTGAATGTCAGTGCAGGGCAAGTGCTCCTCGCTAAAGATAAAACCGATGCATTTTATGGTTGGGATAATGAATATGGTACTCACACTGCAGATGTGACTGCATTTGAAGCAGCGAAATTTTTGGTGAGCAATCAGGAATTTTTGCAATTTGTAGAAGCTGGCGGTTATCTGAATTCTCATAACTGGGAAGAAGAGGGTAAAGGCTGGCTTTCCTACACCAAAGCGCAGCATCCGACATTTTGGGTGAAAAAAACCAATGGTTGGTATTTGCGGTTAATGACAGAAGAAGTGCCTATGCCTTGGGATTGGCCGGTAGAAGTGAATTACCATGAAGCAAAAGCCTTTTGCAATTGGAAAAAATCTGAAACCGGTTTGGCGGTACGTTTGCCAACGGAAGACGAATGGTATCGTCTGTATGATGTGGCAGGTTTGCAAGACGTATCTGGCAATGCAGCTGACGCGAATATCCATTTGGATCATGGCTCGTCGTCATGTCCGGTAAATTACTTTGCCCACGGTGATTTTTTTGATGTGGTAGGTAATGTATGGCAATGGACCGAAACGCCGATTTATCCATTTGACGGTTTTGAGGTTCATGCAATTTACGATGATTTCACCACCCCTACATTTGATGAGCGCCACAATTTAATTAAAGGCGGCTCGTGGATTTCCTGTGGCAATGAAAGTTTGCGCTCGTCGCGCTATGCGTTCCGTCGCCATTTTTTCCAACATGCGGGTTTCCGTTATGTTGTTTCTGGAGAAATAAAACCTGTGCCAAATTCTTATTATGAAACCGATAAATTAGTATCGGAATATGCCGAATTTCATTACGGCGATGAATATTTTGGTGTGCCAAACTTTTCCAAAGCATTAGTGGATTTAGCTGTAACCCAGTTGATTGATAAACCCAAGCGCAAAGCGCTGGACCTTGGTTGTGCTACTGGCCGTGCAACGTTTGAATTGGCAAAACATTTTGACAGCGTGACAGGTGTAGATTTTTCTGCGCGCTTTATCAATGTGGGTGTGCAGCTCGCCGCCGGAGAAACCCTGCGTTATACATTGGCAGATGAAGGTGAGCTTGTATCCTATAAATCGCGCTCGTTGGCTGAATTGGATTTGGCTGAAGTCAAAGAAAAAGTAGAATTTTCGCAAGGCGATGCCTGTAATTTGAAATCCGTTTTTACAGATTATGATTTCATTATCGCCGCTAATTTAATTGATCGACTCTACAGCCCCGCAAAATTCCTCAGTACCATTCATGAACGCTTACAGGTGGGCGGAATCCTGATGCTTACCTCACCCTATACCTGGCTTGCTGAGCACACGCCACGTGAAGACTGGATTGGTGGTTTCAAAAAAGATGGTGAAAGTTTTACCACTCTGGATGGATTGCATGCTCACCTTGGAAAACATTTCCGTCTGATAAAAGGCCCGCAAGAAGTTCCCTTCGTAATCCGCGAGACCAAGCGCAAGTTCCAGCATACACTCTCGGAAGTAACGATTTGGGAAAGAATTAGATAG
- a CDS encoding response regulator, translating to MFTKQELQVIGQTLAQKRAWITKNINNSELNKAELEQNLQAIESVLQKISTQFKASNGDKNTVNHYISEKSVSPIRQAAFGRRQELAPGQIRVLLVDDDQVICELMAAYLNASGIYLIDFANDGMRGISMMYDANPIYDLVLCDWNMPSKSGIEVHNAMRAAERYLGTVFMLVTAVSEAKQIRSAIEDGVDDYVVKPIEHDKLIKKIARFFPQVQAGEI from the coding sequence ATGTTTACTAAACAGGAATTACAAGTGATTGGGCAAACGCTGGCTCAAAAGCGCGCCTGGATCACTAAAAACATCAATAACAGCGAGCTTAATAAAGCCGAGCTGGAACAAAACCTTCAGGCGATTGAATCGGTTTTACAAAAAATATCGACGCAATTCAAAGCTTCAAATGGCGATAAAAATACCGTTAACCACTATATTTCGGAAAAATCCGTCTCCCCTATCCGCCAAGCTGCTTTTGGCCGCAGGCAAGAGCTAGCGCCGGGGCAAATCCGTGTTCTGTTGGTCGATGATGACCAGGTAATATGTGAATTGATGGCAGCCTATTTGAATGCTTCTGGAATTTACTTAATTGATTTTGCCAACGATGGCATGCGAGGCATTAGCATGATGTATGACGCCAATCCAATTTATGATCTGGTGTTATGCGATTGGAATATGCCCAGCAAATCAGGCATAGAAGTTCATAATGCAATGCGTGCAGCAGAACGGTATCTGGGTACCGTTTTTATGTTGGTAACCGCAGTAAGCGAAGCCAAACAAATCCGCTCAGCAATTGAAGATGGTGTTGATGATTATGTGGTGAAACCCATTGAGCATGATAAGTTGATCAAAAAAATCGCGCGTTTCTTTCCACAGGTGCAAGCAGGTGAAATTTAA
- a CDS encoding glycerol-3-phosphate dehydrogenase/oxidase, with protein MKYDIVVIGAGIQGAGVAQAAAAAGYSVLVVEQTAPAAGTSSKSSKLIHGGLRYLESGQFGLVHESLRERALLLKLAPELVKLQPLHIPIYENSSRSALTIRAGLSLYALLAGLNSHALFRQLSRKEWQGLEGLRQDNLKAVFRYQEAQTDDAALTRAVLQSAIILGADVMMPAKFLGAERNGQCCKVDVEGASGVQSISCRVLVNCAGPWVNQVLAKVTPALPLPAVELVQGSHLLLPPLLDQYFYVEAPQDRRAVFVLPWEGKLMVGTTERIHQGAPEQAACSEDEKRYLLTTLSHYFPQLSLPAEVESFAGLRVLPKSDKTAFSRPREVMFSVDDEAKPRVLSIMGGKLTTYRATAAAAMARLMPSLPTKERRADTELITLIPLD; from the coding sequence ATGAAATATGACATTGTCGTCATTGGGGCTGGGATTCAGGGGGCGGGTGTTGCTCAAGCGGCAGCTGCAGCGGGTTATTCAGTGTTGGTTGTCGAGCAAACGGCACCGGCAGCAGGTACCTCAAGTAAATCCTCCAAGCTTATCCATGGTGGTTTGCGCTATTTAGAATCTGGCCAATTTGGTTTGGTACATGAAAGTCTGCGTGAGCGCGCGCTGCTGTTGAAATTGGCACCTGAATTAGTAAAGTTGCAGCCGTTACACATTCCTATCTATGAGAATTCCTCCCGTTCGGCCTTAACTATTCGCGCAGGTTTGAGCCTGTACGCGTTGTTGGCTGGTTTGAATAGTCATGCTTTATTTCGTCAATTATCCCGTAAGGAATGGCAAGGCCTGGAGGGGTTGCGTCAGGATAACCTCAAGGCGGTGTTTCGCTATCAAGAAGCACAGACCGATGATGCGGCGCTGACTCGCGCCGTTTTACAATCCGCCATTATTTTGGGGGCAGATGTGATGATGCCGGCCAAATTCCTTGGCGCTGAACGTAACGGGCAGTGTTGCAAGGTGGATGTAGAAGGTGCGAGCGGCGTCCAATCAATCAGTTGCCGGGTGTTGGTCAATTGTGCGGGGCCTTGGGTAAATCAAGTCCTGGCAAAAGTAACGCCGGCTTTACCATTGCCTGCGGTCGAATTAGTTCAGGGCAGTCATCTGCTGTTGCCTCCGTTGTTGGATCAATATTTTTACGTTGAAGCTCCGCAGGACAGGCGGGCTGTATTTGTATTGCCGTGGGAAGGCAAGTTGATGGTTGGGACTACAGAAAGAATCCATCAGGGCGCTCCGGAGCAAGCAGCGTGTTCAGAGGATGAAAAGCGTTATTTACTAACAACACTATCGCATTACTTCCCCCAGTTATCGCTTCCGGCAGAGGTTGAGTCATTTGCCGGTTTAAGGGTTTTGCCCAAGAGCGACAAAACTGCCTTTTCACGCCCGCGCGAGGTCATGTTTTCGGTGGACGATGAGGCGAAGCCGCGGGTTCTGTCGATCATGGGTGGGAAACTCACTACGTATCGGGCGACGGCAGCGGCGGCTATGGCTCGCCTCATGCCATCCCTGCCAACCAAAGAGCGGCGTGCAGATACTGAACTGATAACACTGATTCCACTCGATTAG
- a CDS encoding diguanylate cyclase, which translates to MKILLVEDSATLRYAMRNYIIDAGHEPLLARSGEEALQLLENTPVDMIIMDVEMPGLNGFETTRLIREWLAGHWIPIIFVTGLNEDEDYREGIEAGGDDYLIKPVSFMIIKAKIRAMERIAEMRDQLNQLNAELEALSQLDSLTQIYNRRTFNELAQQQWTQAKRHQQSISALMIDVDHFKLFNDHYGHPAGDACLKKVTQAIKSCLHRSTDILGRYGGEEFIVLLPETDAKGAMRVAQSISEALETLELRHDVSPTSQFVTASIGGATCLRTTGHDLEELIKNADRALYKAKRAGRNRSWVDEVATHKTLLLADNNPDLLSYFSNHLQTHFNLLVADTQRECLELAVDLHPDLILLGTGIANTEAGAELCKILARTPKTASITLSLVSESTRVDDIEIANNLGIEHHLNKQMTGPALLNKIIQILR; encoded by the coding sequence ATGAAAATTCTTCTGGTGGAAGACAGTGCAACACTCCGTTATGCCATGCGCAATTACATTATTGATGCTGGCCACGAACCCTTATTGGCGCGCAGCGGTGAAGAGGCATTACAACTTTTAGAAAATACCCCTGTTGATATGATCATCATGGATGTTGAAATGCCGGGGCTAAATGGTTTTGAAACTACACGTTTGATTCGCGAGTGGCTCGCTGGCCACTGGATACCCATTATTTTCGTCACCGGTCTGAATGAGGACGAAGACTATCGCGAAGGGATTGAAGCAGGTGGAGACGATTATTTAATCAAGCCTGTGAGTTTTATGATCATAAAGGCGAAAATTCGCGCAATGGAACGCATTGCAGAAATGCGCGATCAATTGAACCAGCTCAACGCCGAACTGGAAGCATTGAGCCAACTCGACAGCCTGACCCAAATTTATAATCGCCGCACGTTCAATGAACTCGCGCAGCAACAGTGGACGCAGGCAAAACGCCACCAACAATCGATTAGTGCATTGATGATCGATGTTGATCATTTCAAATTATTTAATGATCACTATGGTCATCCCGCAGGCGATGCCTGTTTAAAGAAAGTCACGCAAGCAATCAAAAGCTGTTTACACAGAAGCACGGATATTTTGGGGCGCTACGGCGGCGAAGAATTTATTGTGCTGTTGCCCGAGACTGATGCCAAAGGCGCAATGCGTGTTGCGCAATCCATCAGCGAAGCGCTGGAAACATTGGAACTTCGCCACGATGTTTCTCCCACTAGCCAATTTGTAACTGCCAGTATTGGCGGCGCTACCTGTTTACGCACCACAGGCCATGATTTGGAAGAGCTAATCAAGAATGCAGACCGTGCACTTTATAAGGCCAAACGTGCCGGGCGAAATCGCAGCTGGGTAGATGAAGTGGCTACGCACAAAACCCTGTTATTGGCAGATAACAATCCGGATTTACTCAGTTATTTCAGCAACCATTTACAAACCCATTTTAATTTACTCGTTGCCGACACACAGCGTGAATGTCTGGAGCTTGCCGTAGATTTGCACCCTGATTTAATTTTATTGGGCACAGGTATTGCCAACACTGAAGCAGGTGCTGAACTGTGTAAAATTTTGGCACGAACCCCAAAAACGGCGAGCATCACGTTATCACTGGTCAGCGAATCGACACGTGTTGATGATATCGAAATAGCGAATAATCTCGGTATTGAACATCATCTTAATAAACAGATGACCGGACCAGCACTGCTGAATAAAATCATCCAAATACTGCGTTAG